A portion of the Calliphora vicina chromosome 5, idCalVici1.1, whole genome shotgun sequence genome contains these proteins:
- the LOC135961538 gene encoding uncharacterized protein LOC135961538 → MIFNIDSDRLSFSEPDLPASLKHLDRFAIKHPHEYITVDELKFYRRRRPPEHLTKSHICLKDLKNDLVLPFSPLKSEYRRSYLDIELPLRTLSLRRATSLRLEGLMPLNRSEHQDRYLWFTPEVSRSCRSYPMKKPESLRLAGDFDMEPEYRSSYIMHPMVDRATKILPREMFSLQSPVKANKTATKSSVDIELIQKVNEDKAQREKASDLQQECHLQRRALTDDYQFNVSPSEYQRQFVPQLIEKAHSIPQISHIKMQGDFHTIPEYQDSFKMYANYAKPMPIIKTDNLRMSGSEIQTNSHEDSKTMPEYREKFHDLPKEVVKEKSLKTEDHLRPHGEFSKDVPEYYESFRDPQVRQLPEKGKCREPYLHLKGKLEFNPEYRNTYLNFPRSRPIVPKPTSTFRLPTSNTTTTTTNSSRNRSSVSPRKYQQDALNSTTSVVEPETDITITPEYRRACYNYQIRERSPKQKAVIETPKPKDGKKFHRKSVSPQYPKNTTAFNRQRRTLALESPQSSSPGLENIRQQKTPKFGRRAAGSVLKNAENCRANTSIIEGNPKYTMTQRKDAFNSENIHDSFVVLENKPCKRSHWMK, encoded by the exons ATGAT ATTCAACATTGACAGTGATCGTTTATCGTTTTCCGAACCAGATTTGCCAGCATCGCTGAAACATTTGGATCGTTTTGCCATTAAACATCCGCACGAATATATCACGGTCGATGAGCTGAAGTTTTATAGAAGACGTAGACCACCAGAACATTTAACCAAAAGCCATATATGTCTGAAAGATTTGAAGAATGATTTAGTGCTTCCTTTTAGTCCCTTAAAGTCGGAATATAGAAGGAGTTATCTTGACATAGAGCTACCACTAAGAACTCTATCGCTAAGAAGAGCCACCTCTTTGCGTTTGGAAGGTTTGATGCCATTGAATAGATCAGAACACCAAGATCGTTATCTGTGGTTTACACCAGAAGTTTCTAGAAG cTGCCGTTCATATCCCATGAAAAAACCTGAAAGTCTACGTTTAGCTGGCGATTTTGACATGGAACCAGAATATCGTTCATCCTATATAATGCATCCCATGGTAGACCGCGCCACCAAGATTCTACCCCGAGAAATGTTCAGTTTACAATCTCCTGTTAAGGCgaataaaacagcaacaaagtCATCGGTTGacattgaattaattcaaaaagtaaatGAAGATAAAGCACAACGCGAAAAGGCCAGTGATTTACAACAGGAGTGTCATTTGCAGAGAAGAGCCCTCACCGATGACTATCAGTTTAATGTTTCACCCTCCGAATATCAAAGGCAATTTGTGCCACAACTAATTGAGAAGGCTCACTCCATACCACAAATAAGCCATATTAAAATGCAGGGCGATTTCCATACCATACCCGAGTATCAAGACAGTTTTAAGATGTATGCCAACTATGCTAAACCCATGCCTATTATAAAAACTGACAATTTACGCATGTCGGGTTCGGAAATTCAGACAAATTCCCATGAAGATTCCAAAACTATGCCAGAGTATCGTGAGAAATTCCACGATCTACCGAAAGAGGTGGTAAAAGAGAAATCTTTGAAAACAGAAGACCATTTAAGACCGCATGGAGAATTTTCAAAAGATGTGCCAGAATATTATGAGAGCTTCCGTGATCCCCAAGTCAGACAATTGCCCGAAAAGGGTAAATGCCGTGAACCTTACCTTCATTTGAAGGGAAAACTCGAATTTAATCCGGAAtatagaaatacatatttaaattttccgcGCTCCAGACCGATAGTACCAAAACCTACTTCCACTTTTCGTTTACCCACCTCTAATACCACCACCACTACCACAAACTCTTCCCGCAATAGATCTTCAGTTTCACCACGAAAATATCAACAAGATGCATTAAACTCAACAACCAGTGTTGTAGAACCAGAAACTGATATCACAATAACACCAGAATACCGTAGAGCTTGTTATAACTATCAGATTCGCGAAAGATCACCAAAACAAAAAGCCGTCATAGAGACTCCAAAGCCCAAAGATGGCAAGAAATTTCATCGTAAATCGGTTTCACCTCAATATCCAAAAAACACCACTGCCTTTAACCGTCAACGCCGAACTTTGGCATTGGAGTCGCCACAATCTTCTTCGCCCGGCCTCGAAAATATCAGACAACAAAAGACACCTAAGTTTGGTAGACGCGCTGCTGGATCGGTTTTAAAGAATGCGGAAAATTGTCGTGCAAACACTTCGATTATAGAGGGCAATCCCAAGTATACCATGACACAGCGTAAAGATGCCTTCAATTCGGAAAATATACATGATTCGTTTGTTGTTTTGGAAAACAAACCCTGTAAGCGTTCCCACTGGATGAAATAG